The DNA segment ATTATTATAGTATGCCGATATTTTGTATAACTATTGAATATTACGTCTGTAAGGTTTGGAGGTGTAACACAGAATGAACATTTATTAACACATAACCAAAGGCTACTCCAATTCGATAATTACTATTCTAACATCCCCCCTTAATCGAGAATTGGCTTAATTCCAAGCGCCTCTCGACCAGTTTCAAACTTGCTTACAGGAAGCACCTTAGTTAGCAAGTCAGCTTCTTGATTTTTAGAGCAAACATGTTTCAGCTGAATTAAATTTCTTGCAATGCTCTGCCTGACAAAATGGTGtcttacacctgtttccatctacgttcgaatctcgtgccatttgcatcgaatcgcaaaccgcctgcttcgaatcgcatgccactacgatcgaatgcgtgcaaccatagctgaatcgcgttccactacggTCGAATCATGTGCCAGTACGATCGAATCGtatgccgctaccattggatttctgaatggtagagcatagtaaactgtttgttcaCGTTTGAAAGCTGCTTCTTTCTTCGCCAATGGCAATTCGTTTGTAAAATTCTAATAAAAGGTAATTATTCACAGATTTCACGTAAAATCCTTGATATCAACGAATATCGTGGTCCCTTGTTaatggtaaaatccttgttttcaactaatattctgtgttcgttgttgatggtaTAATTCATGGTTTTAACCAATATTCAAGGGGtttacctataatcagagaattcctttttattagtattttactaGCAAAATGCCGTcggtgaagaaagaaaaagctttcaaacgtaaacaaacagtttactatgctcttgctttcagaaatccaatggtagcggcacacgattcgatcgtagtggcatatgattcgaccgtagtggaacgcgattcaaccgtactggcacgcggtTCAACCGTGGATGCACACATTCGATCGTAGTAGCATGCggttcgaagcaggcggtttgcgattcgaacgtagctggaaacaggtgtatatCGATATGTTTACTTCTGGATGAGTAACCAATTTGCTTTTCTGCCAGATAGATAGCACTCCGATTATCACAATAAATCGTCACTGGCTCTACACATCCTAACAGTTCTTGTCGAAATCCCTTCCACCAAACAGCTTCCTGAGTAACTGCTGAAACTGCCATGTATTCGGCTTCCGTCGTTGAAAGTGCTACTGTTGATTGTGTACGGCAATTCCAGGCAACTGGACCTCCAGACTGTTTCATCACATAACCAGTGATAGAATGACGGTTATCTGTTTCATTGCCCCAATCTGCTTCACAAAAACCTTACAAATTTCCACCGCTTGTACTGTTGTACATAAACTTCGTGGTTTTCGTTCCTTTTAAATAACGAAGAATTCATTTCGCTGCAATCCAATGGGGTTTTCCAGGATCATTGCAGTAATGACTCACTGCATTCACAGCAAAACTTATATTTGGTCTAGTTCCTTGAGCCAAGTACTGCAAGCCACCTATTAGTTCCCGGTATGGTACATTTTCCATCTGCTTGAGCTCTTCTTCTGTCTATGGACTCATCTGCTTGGACAGTTTCTGTCCTGGATCCGCTGGCATACGCACAGTGTTGCAATCTGCTACACCATAACAATTCAAAAGTGAATATATGTACTGTTCTTAGTCCAACAGTACTACGCCATCTACTCTGGTCACTCGTATTCCAAGAACTTTGTTAGCGAGACCCAAGTCCTTCATTTTAACAGCTTCGTCAGCTGTTTCTTTTAATTCTTCTCCCAGCTATTACTGTTCGAGAAGATCAATAAATCATCTACGTAAACTGATACTATAAGAATGCTTCTATCATTAATGTTATAGTACACGCAAGTATCGTAAATGGACTGCTTCAACCCAATGCGTTTCAGCTCAGCATCTAATTTCATACTCTACTAGCTTGCTTCAGTCCATCGCTTTGTTCAGTTTACAGACCTTGTGTGGTGCTTCTTAACTCACGAACCCCTCTGGCTGCTCTGTATATTTCCTCTTCCTCCAGATCTCCTTGGAGGAACGCTGTCACTGCGTCCATCTGCAGTATCTTCAGGTCCATTTTGACAACCAAGGACATTAAATATCACACGGTAGCCAATCGAACAACAGGTGCATATGTCTCGTTGTAATCGACACCTTTGACTTGAGAGAAGCCCTTTATAACTAACCTGGCTTTGAATCTCTCCACCGAGCCATCTGCATTTGTTGCCCGACCTCTCCGCCGCACCGAGCAGCCGCGAAGGTAGCTGGTGTCTGGGTCCGCCGTGGAGACGAGCAGCAATTCGAACTAAGCcccgcttcactaacaccgcCAGGAACTCCGCCTTCTAGATCCCTTTGGCAAAAGTTCGCGCCTCACAGCGACTGCCTTCCAGCTAGTTTCCCCAGGCTTTCTGGGGGCTATGCAGATGGAAGGGGAACCTTTACCGCAGAAACTCTCAAGAGGAGAAGCTCAAGGAGtagagagtgagcgagcaGAGATCGGATTCGACTTCGCCTTTTTGCCTACTGGATTACCACTGGAGGGGTCCAATAGCGGATCAATAAGCTTTCGAAGATTATATCGTTTCGGGAGTGAAATAATATATTGCGTTTCGTTTCTCTTGCTtagctcattttgtttattttcagttAGGAAAGGATTTTACAGCGTGTCTTTCTAGCGATGGATAACATCCTTTTCTAGGAAAAATATTCTTCCTTAGGTGAGGCGAAAAATATATTAGGATCGAACGCGATCCTCTACTACCGCGCCCTGGACACCTATCTCTAACGCTAAATTATGTTTCTAATTCTGTGTAGTGCATACTAGGTTTTTATTAGGAAATTCCTGCCCTTAGTCGAAAAATGTCCTGATGAGGACGAagagaaaaatatttattcgagGATCGAACGCGATCCTTTTTAATAGTGTACCGCATTCCTGCCGCATGCACTACCTAGTACGCTCGGATACTAGGCGCTTAGAACCATAGAGGATGCTCTATTCTAATTCACTTATCTGCCTATCGTACGCgctactaccaccatcacATACACAGCGCGTTCGCTCGCTTGTGCTCGCATCTGATAAGCCTGAGCGACAGCATTGGTTTTCACCGTATACGCCCACTTCGATCGTAAGGCTTTACGACCAGCAGGCAAACTTGTCAGGTCCCATGTTCGATTTTCTTGCAAGGCATCAAATTCTGATTTCATAGCATTCTTCCAACGGTTGCTATCTTCATTGGAAACAGCTTCTCGATACGTACTAGGTTCATCAGCGATCACCGAAACTACGGTACAGGATTCACCAAAATCTCGTATCTGAAAACTGTGAAGAACTTTTAACCGCGGCACTGCAATTCATTACGAAAACCCGGTACTTGCCTGGGGTAATGCGCTTCCTCACACTGCGCCTTACCAACATACGTGGGTCCTCTAATTGTGGAGGGAGCGCGGCAAGCTGCTCGATCAGTTGATGATGTTGAACAGCTGCTGCTTCATCGCCATTAGGATCATCGTACTCTGAATCGCCGTCATCGTCTTCAATATCATTTCGGTCTTCACTTGACTCCAAACGTTCATCTTCTTGATGCTGTATGACAGGCTGTACATACAATTCTCCAAGATCAACTTCAGACGATCTTGGACACTGCACACTCGTCCAGGAATATGACATCCCGACTGACGATGATTTTCTTCGTCTTCGAGTTGTAAACTCGATACGCCTTGAAACTGCTGCTGTATCCCATGAAAATGCCATACTCGGATTTGGCATCCCATTTCTGTCTCTTCTCTTTCGGAACATGACACATCACCTTTGCTCTAAATATACGAAGATGCGCCAAATTCGGTCTTTTTCCAGTAAAGGCTTCTTCAGGTGTCATTTGCAGTCCGATAGTTGGTGATCGGTTGATCACATATGATGCCGTCGCAACTGCTTCATCCCAAAAACGCTTCGGCAGATTGGTTCACACAGCATACTCCTCGCCTTTTCTACAATTGTCCTATTCATACGTTCCGCTAATCCATTCTGCTACGGAGTGTATGGAGCGGATGTCTCGTGATGAATACCGGACCGACAAAGGAATTGCTTCATTTCACGATTCATATATTTCTTCCCATTGTCTGATCTGAGACGCTTAATTTTCTCACCCTTTTGATTCTCGGCAAAGCTCTTAAAATGTTGAAATGCTTCTAAAACTTCAGTTTTGGTTTTtagaaagtaaacaaacgccTTTCTGCTCGAGTCGTCAATAAAAGTGAGAAAATATCGACTTCCTCCTATCGATACTATCTCCATGGGTCAAGTCGGAATGAATCAGCTTCAACACACGGTTCACACGTTGTCCCTTGGAATGAAACGGTTGACGATAGTTCTTACCTTGTATACATGGTATTCACTGTATTCCAACCGTCATGTTGAATTCAACACCGCTTGCCATATTACCAAGCCGTTTCATGCATCCAATAGACATGTGACACAGCCTACGATGCCAAAGTTGAAAGCTGTCATCCATCCGGCTGACCATGTTCACCGATGATCCGGTTGCTCTTTTCAATCTGTACAAAACGCCAGATTCTTGACCGATCGCAACCACTTCGTTAGTTGGACTGACCACCTTACACGTCTGTTTTCGGAACGTCATTCGGAACGTAGTACTTCTGACACATCTTGCTAACGGATAAAAGATTCACTGCCAATTCCGGTATAAACAGGACATCGTTCATCGAAATTTCACACGTTGACCTTCCAACATCTGCCGATACTTTCACCAAACCTTTTGCAACCACTGGAACAGCAGTGTTGTTGGCTACGTTGATGCTTGACGAAACATTCTCTGCATCAACCAACAAGTTGCTATTTCGGTACAAATGAGACGTTGCGCCAGAATCAAAAATCCATTCTTCCTCCGCTGCTGCAGGCGACTGACATGCATTAAAAGCTGCGAAAAATGCAGCATTaccactgctgctgtgcttctcttctttcttcttgtcAGATGATTGACTCGAACACTGAGATGCATAGTGGCCCATTTTCTTGCATCGGTAGCACTGAATACTAGATTTAGATTTATCGCTACGCTTCTTCATCGTCGATTTCGAGTTGCTCAGGAATGCTTCCACAGCCTGCTTTTCGCTCGAAACTTTAACATCTTGCAAGATTTTCGCTTTCACTATATCCGCAGTCAGCTtgattccggatgactccaggtCAAGGATCATAGGATCATATTGCTTTGGCAAGCCTTTCATGAGCAAACTGGCCAACCAAGCGTCATCGACCTTAAATCCAACTTCTGCCATCTGATGACTCGTCGTGAACAACTCATTCACATACTGCTGAGTCGTCTGACAAATGATGTCTTCATCACGTTCAGCTCCAACCATACGAATACCTGTGAGCCGTTGCAGTAGACCAATCTTCCTGGTTGATCCACTATGCTCGTACGTGTTCCAAAGATTGTCCCACGCATTTTTAGCATCCCGCAACAGTCCGTATATGCTTGAATCAATGCTGAGACATATTGTAGCCAATGCTTGCAGGGAAATTTCTTCGCTCACTGCCGGTTCACCTTCAGCTACCTCCTTCACTGCGTACCAGGTCTTCTCCTTAATCAGGACCATCTTGGTGGCGAAAGATCAAGAGCTGTAGTTTTCCCATCCTCGAAGTATTTCCCGCAAAGGCAGAGAAAATGATGCTCCTGCTTGTCTCGGATTCGTCATGCTTCACAAAAATGCTTtcgacaattttttttttattaataaaaccGTATCTTGAGGATTTCTTCAAAAAACAGATTCGTAgcctgggcccataacctattGAATATTACGTCTGTAAGGTTTGGAGGTGTAACACAGAATGAACATTTATTAACACATAACCAAAGGCTACTCCAATTCGATGGTTACTATTCTAACAATAACGAATTACTTTAAACTCATAACAATGTccttcaatagtttcattaaCCACATCAACTCGCAGCTGGCTTCAGAGAGTGCCACGTACTCCGCTTCGGTTGACGAAAGTGTGACGCATGGTTGTCTTCGAGCTGCCCAACTGATTGGTCCTCCGAGATGAAACACGAAACCGGTATTCGACTTTCGGTCCGTCTTATCACCAACCCAATCAGCATCAACGAACACTACTAGTGGTGCTGGTGAACCTATTCGCAAATTCCACTCCGCAGTTGACTGAAGATAACGTAGCGTTAGTTTTGCTTCGGTCCAGTCTACTTCCGTTGGAAGACTCACCTTGCGTCCTAGGATCGAAGCGCTGATGGCGATGTCCGGTCTGGTATTCACTGCGATGTACAGAAGAGCACCCACTAGGCTCTGGAACTCGTCGTTTCTAGGCATGGCTACCCAAGATCCATCGGTATCAAAGATCGTTTCGAAATCGATTGTCCAAACCGTTGAgctattttatttatgtaGTTTTGCTGGTTCAGGAAAAATTATCCACCTGATCGTCTCACTCGTATTCCCAAATAGTACCGTATGTCACCAACACACGTAATGATTTTCAAGGTGCATACGAACAGCTTCATATTCTGCTTCCGTGTTGCTCATTATGAATATATCATCCACATAGAGTAATATGAACGatttcttctgttttcttgAAGTTTTAACAAACAAGCATGGGTCTGCTACCGATGGTATGTAACCCAGTAGATTCAAGACTTCAGTAATTTTCGTATACCACACCCGTCCAGCTTGCTTTAGACTGTAAAGACTTTTTCTGATTTTCAATACGTCATCTTTaacttttactttatttgctttatttgtatatttattaaatgatcGACGGACCTCATAAGCCCTCTCGACATATGTAAGGGTACAATAGGAATATAACATAAATAGTCACACGCTTTACAAtaacacaataataacaacaataacaattacaaGGACGCTAAAGATTCTGACGAGAGGCGCGAAGTAAATTAATGCGACTCAACACATTGGCCATCGTCATGCCGGGCTCATACGCATCAGATTTCGCATTCAGAGCAAGACATATACGCAAAAACGGGTCTCGGGAGGCGAAGGCGGTCCTTGTCTCTGGGATGGCCAGCATCGCCCGAGGGCGGAGAGTTCTTGCAGGCACGTACAGCTGTATCGACGAGAGCAAAACCGGACAATCGATGCTACCATTGAGAAGCCCAACGATAAAAGCCAGCCTAGCATTTCGTATTCGGTCGTCGAGTTGGGGTAACCCGAGCAACAAACACCTTGTTGTGTAGTCGTTGTTGCTGCCCCGCGAACGGAGCGCGAAACGGGTAGCCCTACGCTGGATGAACTCCAAGCGCGCAACCCCCCGAGCAGATAAGGGCCACCACACAACGCTGCCATAATCCAGCACTGATCGAATAAGAGCACAATAAAGAATGTTGGTGCAGATTGGGTCAGAGAGCTCGCGAGTCATGTTAACGACTAAACCTAACAATTGACTGCATCTTGTCACAACGTGATCTAGGTGTTGCTCAAACGTGAGTCTCGCGTCGACGAAAACACCCAAGTCCTTGACACAATCGACTCTCTGCAAAGTTTGCCCGTTTAGCGTGTAGTCGAAATGCACTGGAGAGCGCGAAcggctgatggtgatggtaacACACTTATCAACACAAATGGTTAAGGAGTTTCGCGTGCACCAGTTATCGAATTCTTCTAGTGAAGCCTGGAGTATACGATAGCCGTCTGGTCCCTGGATTTGCCGAAAGATTTTGGTGTCGTCCGCATAGAGCAGGTGATTATCCGCAGGAAGGATCGTGGAGACATAATTTATATAAAGGACAAATAGTAAAGGTCCCAGATTGCTGCCTTGAGGGACGCCAGAAGAAGCACGGAGGGATCTAGATAAATGGGGCCCCATCCTAACGGAACGCTGTCAAACGACAGTAGCACCTATCCttgcaaaattgttcaatGCATTGCTAGCCAATGGCTACTTTCCCAAAACATGGAGGAAATCTTGGATGGTTCCTatttacaaaaagggcgacaggacaGATGCCATCAACTACCGGGGTATTACATCCttgtgtgccattgccaaggtgttcgaactagtgatatacaaaaatctgcTACATGCATGCCGCAGCTACCTAAGCCCGTATCAACATGGGTTCGTGCCAAAAAAGTCGACTACCACGAacctggttgaatttgtaaccTATTGCACTAGTCAAATTGATGCCGGAGCTCAAGTCGATGCATTTTATACAAATCTGAAAGCAGCATTCGACTCTCTTCCGCACGCAATTCTTCTCGCTAAACTCGATAAGCTAGGACTTCCCAGCTCGCTCGTACAGTGGC comes from the Anopheles coluzzii chromosome 2, AcolN3, whole genome shotgun sequence genome and includes:
- the LOC120956091 gene encoding uncharacterized protein LOC120956091, coding for MVLIKEKTWYAVKEVAEGEPAVSEEISLQALATICLSIDSSIYGLLRDAKNAWDNLWNTYEHSGSTRKIGLLQRLTGIRMVGAERDEDIICQTTQQYVNELFTTSHQMAEVGFKVDDAWLASLLMKGLPKQYDPMILDLESSGIKLTADIVKAKILQDVKVSSEKQAVEAFLSNSKSTMKKRSDKSKSSIQCYRCKKMGHYASQCSSQSSDKKKEEKHSSSGNAAFFAAFNACQSPAAAEEEWIFDSGATSHLYRNSNLLVDAENVSSSINVANNTAVPVVAKGLVKVSADVGRSTCEISMNDVLFIPELAVNLLSVSKMCQKYYVPNDVPKTDV